CAATGACAGTTGCCATGCATGATGCCCCTATTAAAGAAGTTGCTTGGATCCCAGAAATGAACCTGTTAGCTACAGGAAGCTGGGACAAGACATTAAAGTAATACTCTCACCTTTCCTCATTTTTGTACCATTGGGAAAATATGAAGTCTTGTTTTCTGGTATTGCATCCTAGTGATTAACATCATGTCAAGTAATGCATTTCATGTGAGGGCACTCTTGCCTTGCTAAGTAGTGCCTGCTTATTTGTAAGTTTCATGCTCAATTCGTAGGAGGTATGATTATGTGGTAGTCACAAGGTGCTTGTCCAATAATTGTTCACATGGTGTAGTCATGTAGGAGGTGTTATTGCTTGTGTTTTAGACATGTGTATAATTATGaggtgataaaaatatatatttagcttGGATTTTAGGGCCACATGTAGGAGGTTTTTGGGACTgtggaaataatatttaattttaggaaggGATCTCTCCACATTCAAAGTTGTACATTCTGAAGCATCAGTTTTAATGTTAAAGCTGAATATTTACGGGCAACATTAATTTTTGGTCTATTATTTACATTACTTTTACATGTTTTTTGTGTTATTGGTCATTAACTAATGAGTTTTTCCATATTGCTTTTTCTTCATCTATCAATGTCagcaatttgattcttttatgttACTGTGGCTTTTAACCAACTAGTGGTTTTTTACCTTTACCTTCAGATATTGGGATACAAGGCAGTCAAACCCAGTGCATACTCAACAACTTCCTGATCGCTGCTATGCACTCACAGTGAAATATCCATTGATGGTTGTTGGTACTGCAGATAGGAATCTGATAGTTTTTAACTTGCAGAATCCTCAGGTAGTGTTTTCTTATAAATCAAGTTATAGATTAAGGTTCTTCACTATTTTCAAATCTCTTGTAACTAATGCTCCTCCAACCCCCCCCCCTTCCCCAAAAGCTTTGCCACTGTGATTGACTTTATCTTGTTTGTCTCATTGTAGTTTTGATGTTATGCATAACTAGTATTGCATTTGGTTGTATGGaagtttattatttataaactgGTGGAAGTATTCTAGGAGTTACGAATAATAGCACTCATGCctacttttttctttctatctGTAATAGCCTAGTGTAAGTGGACTATGCTAATGTTTTTCCTACTATGTGACTGGTTGGACAGATGTTAATAGAATTGTCGGCTAATGAATTGAGAAATTATTCAtgttatttgtttgcttttctCTTGCATCATCATGTTAAATAACATTGCTAAAATGCTAACAGAATGAATACAAGAGAGTCACCTCACCCCTCAAGTATCAGACAAGATGTGTTGCTGCCTTCCCTGACCAGCAAGGTTTTTTGGTATGCATATTCCTTCCTTTCATCTTTGGACTTCCAAAAATGTGATACTTGTAGTCATTTGGCCCATCATTTTGTCTATATGGAGAAACATCTTTGGAggacatcattttttttttttaattttttcagttCAATGTACTAGTTTGAGCGATTTATAGAAGTCAGTTTTCATAGTGGTTTAGTTTGTGCATTCTACTTCAATCTGAGTTGTTTCCCCCTATCTCTGCATCATCTTTTAGATTCTAATGTTTCGTTCTGTAATCGTggttcctttttccttttgccgttcttctttctttttttttcaagtcaTCACTTGGCATTtgagttatatacatataactaTATCTGTTTTTATACCTTTCGTGTTGGTTGATACCCAAGTGTTGTTACCAACTTTAATTCTGAAACAGCCTGAGACAACTGCCTGCTTTTCTATATTTCTGcatataattctttttccattttttggtTGTAACTAATAATGGAAGAGTTTCATTGCTAGTataaacttttatcatttttctttgcAGGTTGGTTCAATTGAGGGAAGGGTTGGTGTACACCACCTTGATGATGGACAACAGGGTAAAAACTTTACTTTCAAATGCCACAGGGATGGCAGTGAGATATATTCTGTCAACTCATTAAACTTCCATCctgtaagtttttttttgccTTGTACATCTTCATGTTGTTTTCTTCCTTGCTTGTTCATATTATCTATGCTAGgtagatattatttttaaccattttaggGATGTAAATCTTCTTTGGCTTGTGATCGGATGTCGATGTTTGTTCCTCTTTCAGATACATCACACTTTTGCCACTGCGGGGTCTGATGGTGCTTTCAATTTCTGGGACAAGGATAGCAAACAAAGACTAAAGGTATTCTTAGAATCCTTTGTCCATTTAATTTATGAGATAAActgttgtgtttttttttttttttctttggcaATTAGCCTTCTCTACTACTTGTACAATATGGtttataattagttaaattGCTGTCTTTCAAATACCAATATCATAGATAACAGTGAACCCGAGTTCCTATACAGTCTGATTGGTGTTTATTAGAAAGTAGAAACCCTTAAATGCTTTCTATCTTTACAGAGATCAATTTTGCCAAATGAAAAGAGAATCACCATTAAATTGTTTgtccttttttaaattaaattgatggtGGTCTGAACTTGGCAATTCTAACTATGGCAGCAAGATCATCTGTGCTGTATTCTGGTTGGTAATAAATGCTGTCTTTTGCTGATATGCAGGCAATGTCAAGGTGCAGTCAACCTATACCATGCAGTACTTTCAACAATGATGGATCAATATTCGCATATTCGGTAACTACTTTGCAAGAATGCTTATTTtctatttgaattgaaaaatcaTTCGTAAGGTGATTTTTACATTGAATTTGCTATAATAGGTTTGTTATGACTGGAGTAAGGGTGCTGAAAATCACAACCCATCAACAGCAAAATCCTACATTTTCCTGCACTTGCCACAGGtacattaaaatgaattatctcacaCACttgatcatttattttat
This sequence is a window from Gossypium raimondii isolate GPD5lz chromosome 5, ASM2569854v1, whole genome shotgun sequence. Protein-coding genes within it:
- the LOC105767774 gene encoding protein RAE1, with product MSTFGAAAANHNPNKSFEVAQPPSDSVSSLSFSPKANFLIATSWDNQVRCWEISRNGTAVASTPKASITHDQPVLCSTWKDDGMTVFSGGCDKQVKMWPLLSGGQPMTVAMHDAPIKEVAWIPEMNLLATGSWDKTLKYWDTRQSNPVHTQQLPDRCYALTVKYPLMVVGTADRNLIVFNLQNPQNEYKRVTSPLKYQTRCVAAFPDQQGFLVGSIEGRVGVHHLDDGQQGKNFTFKCHRDGSEIYSVNSLNFHPIHHTFATAGSDGAFNFWDKDSKQRLKAMSRCSQPIPCSTFNNDGSIFAYSVCYDWSKGAENHNPSTAKSYIFLHLPQESEVKGKPRVGTSGRK